The genomic interval TGTTTCAAGACAGCGTATTCCAGGGTGTTCTCGTCATGGCCGACGATGATTTCGTAAGGCTGTTCCCGGAACAGAAGGGGTTCCAGTACTTTCTGATCGATGTCCCACCCGCAGAATCCGAAGCCGCATCCGCGTTACTCGAGACGGAACTCAACGAGTACGGTTTCGATGCGGAACCGGTCGCGGAACGCCTCGCCCGATTCTTATCCGTCCAAAACACCTACCTGTCCACATTTCAGACGCTGGGAGGACTGGGTCTGTTGCTGGGAACCTTCGGGCTCGCGACGGTGATGCTGAGGAACGTGCTGGAACGGCAGGCCGAAATCGCGCTGCTGCGTGCGGTGGGATTTCATGCACAGGGCGTCGCAACCCTGATCCTGTGGGAAAATGCCTTCATCATGCTCTGGGGTTTGGCGGCCGGGGCCGGATCGGCACTGCTGGCGACCGCACCAAATCTGCTGAGCCGCGGCGCAGACTTACCTTGGGTGTCGCTGATGACGCTCCTCTTGGTTGTGTTGGCAACCGGCATGCTTGCGTCGACATTCGCCGTCCGCGCCGCGGTACGACTCCCGATTGTCAGCACGCTTCGCGGCGACTGAAGGATCGTCCCAATCGTGTGACGTTGCGAAGCAGTGCCCGCACCCGGTAGTTGTTTGTTGAGTAGATTCAAATACTGCGGAATCACTCGCTTCGCGAGCGGATTCTTCGGTGGAGGTTCCTTCGCCTCAAAAAGAGATTGCAAAACACCCCGCCACTCAAATGGCAGTTGCTGTCGACTTAGATTCTGGCCCACGCCGACCGAGACAGTTTCTTAACGAGCCCACTCAGTTCCTACAGTGAACAGTTAACAAAGGCCCGCCCAGTGTCGTTGATGATGCCAAACTATACCAATACAATTAGTAGGTATGTGATCTCACAATCATTCTGGGAATGAGTTTGGTGCATACGACTGTAGAGAGCATTTCATAACGCGTATTGGCAAGGAAACTGCGTACCANNNNNNNNNNNNNNNNNNNNNNNNNNNNNNNNNNNNNNNNNNNNNNNNNNNNNNNNNNNNNNNNNNNNNNNNNNNNNNNNNNNNNNNNNNNNNNNNNNNNNNNNNNNNNNNNNNNNNNNNNNNNNNNNNNNNNNNNNNNNNNNNNNNNNNNNNNNNNNNNNNNNNNNNNNNNNNNNNNNNNNNNNNNNNNNNNNNNNNNNNNNNNNNNNNNNNNNNNNNNNNNNNNNNNNNNNNNNNNNNNNNNNNNNNNNNNNNNNNNNNNNNNNNNNNNNNNNNNNNNNNNNNNNNNNNNNNNNNNNNNNNNNNNNNNNNNNNNNNNNNNNNNNNNNNNNNNNNNNNNNNNNNNNNNNNNNNNNNNNNNNNNNNNNNNNNNNNNNNNNNNNNNNNNNNNNNNNNNNNNNNNNNNNNNNNNNNNNNNNNNNNNNNNNNNNNNNNNNNNNNNNNNNNNNNNNNNNNNNNNNNNNNNNNNNNNNNNNNNNNNNNNNNNNNNNNNNNNNNNNNNGTTGTCGTTGACGGCAATGCGTGCAACATCATCGAATCTTTCTGATCAGAATAAATTGTTCGCTTGACGATCGATCATCGATCTGAACTTTCGAGAAGACAAGAATGAAACCCTTCGTGATACTTCTGCTGCTATCTTTGCTAACCGCTGGATGCAGCCAGAACCAAGTCAGCGACACTATTGCCGCCAATCATGGCGCCAGTAGCCGACAAACAAGTGACAAGTCACCTCTGAAGTTGGCCGTCGACTTAGGAGTTGTGTTTCAAGGGGAAGAGACGAGGTACAAGCATTGGATCAAGAATCAGAGTGATCGAGCAGTAACAGTACACAAACTCAACACCTCCTGTGAGTGCTTGACGGCGAACTTGTCACACACACAGTTCGCCGCACACGATCGTGCAATGGTGTCTCTGACCTACGATGGCAACAGAGAGCCAGAATTTACGGGAAGTCTGGCAGTTTCCGTTGAGCTTCACGACTCGGAAGGGGGGCGGCTGGGAGAAATCACCGCCTCGATCGAAGTGACTAAGCGGCCAACTGACGAGTGATTCGATTTTCAG from Schlesneria paludicola DSM 18645 carries:
- a CDS encoding DUF1573 domain-containing protein; its protein translation is MKPFVILLLLSLLTAGCSQNQVSDTIAANHGASSRQTSDKSPLKLAVDLGVVFQGEETRYKHWIKNQSDRAVTVHKLNTSCECLTANLSHTQFAAHDRAMVSLTYDGNREPEFTGSLAVSVELHDSEGGRLGEITASIEVTKRPTDE